AAAAATTGGAAAAACAAGAATTGACCCCGCTAGCTGAAGCGATCATTGCTTTTGAGGAAGCTAAGGGTCTGACAGATAATGAGCTTTCATTGATGACCCATATTTCGGTCGAACGTTTACACGATCTAAAGTCATTGCCACTTGAGGCAACAGCTAGTGAAGTACAAGAATTGGCCCAGATCATGGATATTTAGTAAAAAAGCTGCGAGTGTGCTCGTAGCTTCAGAATGTAGACTAAGTCATCAGAGTATGTGCTCTGGTGACTTTTTTTTGTATAATTAAAGAAAACGGTTACGGAGGTGCTCATTATGCTTCACAAAAGTGATCCCAATCTCAAACGCTGTGAATATGCTCGTACTTCTCTAGATGATTTGGTCCCAAAAGATCATTTACTCCGTAAAATTGATCAAATTATTGATTTCTCTTTTATTTATGATCTTGTCGAAGATTCCTATTGTAAAAATAATGGTCGTCCTAGTCTTGACCCTGTACTACTCATAAAGATTCCTTTGATCCAAAATCTATTTGGTATTCGTTCTATGCGTCAAACGATCAAAGAAATTCAAGTTAATGTCGCTTATCGATGGTTTCTAGGACTAGGTTTAAATGATCCTGTTCCTCATTTCTCTACCTACGGTAAAAATTATAAAAGAAGATTTGCTGAAAGCCATGTAATAGAAGCTATTTTTGCTCATATTTTGAAACTCTGTTTAGAAAATGATCTTATCGACACAACTGATATCTTTATTGATGGAACTCATTTGAAAGCTGCTGCTAACAGCCGTAAATATACTACTGAAGTTATTGAAACTAAGTCAAAATTTATGAGTGAAGATCTCGAAAAAGAAATAAATGTAGATAGAGCTAAACATCAAAAGAAACCCTTAAAAGAAGAAAAACCTAAAAAAAAACTAGACAAGTAAAAATATCTAAAACTGATCCTGATAGTGGATGGTTTCATAAGGGTGAACACAAACAGGTTTTTGCCTATAACGTTCAAGCTGCCTGTGATAAAAATGGGTGGCTCTTAGCTTATGTGGTCGGTGCGGGAAATATCCATGATACGCAACTTTTTCCTGAAATATTTGAAAAAGTACGGAAGTACGACCCACAATATATTATCGCTGATTCTGGCTATAAAACACCCACGATCGCACACTTTTTACTATCTCAAGGCATAATTCCCATTCTTCCTTATAAACGCCCAAGGGGCAAAGTTGGTACGCTTAGACCCAAAGATTTTGTTTATGATGAATATTATGATTGTTATTTATGTCCTGGCGATCAAATCTTAATGTACTCCACAACTAATCGAAGTGGTTATCGTGAATATAAAAGTGATCCTACAATCTGTGAAAAATGTCCTTTACTGCACAAATGTACACAAAGTAAAAATCATCAAAGAGTTATCGCTCGTCATGTTTGGCAAGATAGTATGGAAAAATGTGAGGATATCAGGCATCAAACTGGCTCAAAATTAAAGTATGAAGCGCGAAAGGAGACGATCGAAAGAAATTTTGGTTCGGCAAAAGAATATCACAACTTGAGATACGCCCGAGAAGTAGGAATTGATAAAATTCTAGCTAAAGTTGGGTTGATATTTGCGTGCCTAAATCTAAAAAAATTGGTAAAAATACTGGGGAAAAACCCTGTTATATTCGTATATTTCAAAGTATATAGTTATAAAAATACATAAAAAAACAAACTCTATCCGATTTGAATAGAGTTTGTCTACGTTCTGAAGCTGCGAGTGTGCTCGTAGCTTTTTTTACTAAATATATCTAAAATTTGCTTTTCTAACTTAGATAAAGATCATAATTGATAAAACTAAGAAAATCTTAGGGGTAAAAACACCTACTCATTATTGAAACATTGCATTTTATACTGTAAAATTCAGTATGGCGCTTTATTTACTTTTTACATAAAAGCGCGTTTACTCGATGGTGATTCGAAAGTATGTAATTAATAATTAGTGAGGATTTTTAGAAAAATGAAAAAGATGATTGTCAAGGGATCACAAAAACTAGCCGGTGAGGTCACGATCGGTGGAGCTAAAAATAGTACGGTAGCATTGATCCCTGCTTCGATCTTGGCAGATACTCCAGTCGAATTTGATTCTGTACCAGATATTTTAGATGTGCATAATTTGATGCTCATTTTAAAATCGATGCACGTTGATTCATTTTATAATCGAGGAAAATTGACCGTTGACCCAACAAAGATCGAATCCACTCCTTTACCAGGCGGGGCGATCAGAAGTTTACGTGCTTCTTATTATTTTATGGGAGCTTTATTAGGTAAATTTGGTGAAGCTGTTGTTGGTTTTCCTGGTGGAGATAATATCGGCCCTCGCCCGATCGACCAACATATCAAAGGGTTTAAGGCACTTGGGGCTAAAGTCGTTGAAAAAAATGATACGGTTTATATCACAACAGGACCAGAAGGACTCCAAGGAGCTAGGATCTTTTTTGACCTCGTTTCAGTCGGGGCGACGATCAATGTGCTCTTAGCTGCTGTTAAAGCTAAAGGGACAACGATCATGGAAAACGTAGCTCGTGAACCAGAGATCGTTGATCTAGCTACTTTTTTAAATAATATGGGTGCTAAGATCAGAGGAGCTGGGACAGATGTGATCCGAGTCCAAGGTGTTGACTCACTACGTGCGCAAAATGTGCATACGATCATCCCAGATCGGATCGAAGCTGGCACATATTTGTCGTTTGCAGCCGCAAATGGAAATGGTGTGCTCGTTAAAAACGTGATCACAGAACACTTAGATCCGTTTATTGCTAAAATGCAAGAAATGGGCGTGACACTTGAGATCGATGAAGATAAGATCTATGTTCCTGGGGGGGATCTTTTAGCACCAGTTAGTGTAAAAACTGCGCCTTTCCCAGGACTGGCAACAGATCTACAACAACCATTGACTCCGCTTTTGATGAAAGCAAAAGGAAGCTCGACGATCATCGATACTTTATATCCAGAAAGAACAAAACATATCCCAGAAATGCAAAAGATGGGGGCCAAGATCGCAAGTAAAGATGGTGTGATCACGGTTGGACATGCTCAGCAATTAGTAGGGACAACTGTTGAAGCAGGGGAGATCCGTGCAGGGGTCTCCTTACTGGGGCTTGCTTTGATGGCTGAAGGAACGACAACGATCACAAAAGCAGACAATATTTTACGGGGGTATGATCGGATCGTTGAAAAATTCCGTGGACTTTCGGTCGACTTAAAAGTTATTACGGAAAGTGATGAATTAGTTTTTTAAGAAAAGAGCTAGCTTTGCCAATTAAGATCGGGCTTAGGTGTCAAAAAATAAATAGATGATAGAGGCGATTTCATGTCTGAGAATGTAACTTTAGAGGATCTACAAAAAAAGACATTAAAAGAATTATATGAATATGCAAGAAAGTATAAGATCAAATACTATAGTCAAATGAATAAAAAGGAGCTCTCTTTAGCAGTTATTCGAGCTCAAGCAGAAGAATCAAGTTTTGTGATGAAAGGTATTTTGGAGATCTTTTACGATGATGGCGGCTATGGCTTCTTACGTCCTCTAAATTACAGTCAGTCAAAAGAAGATATCTATGTTTCAGCTTCCCAGATCAAGCGCTTTGGTTTGCGCAACGGAGATGAAGTCATCGGTAAAGTACGTCCGCCACGACAAAATATCGCTAATGACCGTTATGGAATGCTTTATATCGACTCAGTCAATGGTAAGAGTCCAGAAGAAGCTAAAGGTCGACCACATTTTCCGGCTTTAACAGCCAAATATCCTGAAAAACAACTTATCTTAGAAAACGATCCGCGCAAACTATCGACTCGTGTTATTGATCTATTTGCTCCGATCGGCTATGGGCAACGGGGATTGATCGTTGCGCCCCCTAAAGCTGGTAAAACTACTTTTTTAAAAGATATCACGGCTGGGATCTCAAAATTACATCCACAAGCTAAATTGATCGTTTTATTGATCGATGAGCGTCCAGAAGAAGTGACTGATCTTGAAGAATACTTGGCAAAGATCAATCCGACAGGCGAGGTCGTGTACTCGACTTTTGATCAGCGCCCAGAAAATCATGCGCATATTTCAGAACTTGTACTTGAACGGGCTATGCGGTTAGTTGAAGATAAACAAGATGTGATCATTTTACTTGATTCATTGACACGTCTGGCGCGTGCATATAATCTCGTCGTTCCTGCAAGTGGCAAAACTTTATCTGGTGGTCTTGATCCAACTGCACTTTATCGTCCTAAGAAATTCTTTGGGGCAGCGCGAAATGTAAAAGAAGGTGGGAGTTTGACGATCATTGCAACGGCTTTAGTTGATACAGGAAGTCGGATGGACGACATCATCTTCGAGGAATTCAAAGGAACTGGGAACCAGGAACTTCAATTAAGTCGAACATTAGCTGAAAGAAGGATCTTTCCAGCTGTAGATCTCAAACGTTCAGGAACACGAAAAGAAGAGCTCTTATTAGCCCCAAGCGTGCTGGAGTCAGTGTGGAAACTACGCCGGGCTATGGGAGATGATCCTTTGAAAGATACCGAACAAATTTTGAAGATCTTAAAGCAAACAAAGTCCAATACTGATTTTTGTGAACAGATCGATTATTTGGAAGTAACGAAGTGAAATATGGATTAATTTTTTTGAGCTAAAATATAAGTTGAAGATAAATTTTATCTCTATGCTAGGTGTCTACACCTAAACCAAATAGAAAACTTAAAAAATTTTGCTATAAAGAATGTTAAGCTAACGGTTTAGATCAAGGTATAACTAGTGGCACTTCTTTTGAAAAGAGAAAGAAGTTTTTTGGATTACTTGATCTTGTAATTGACGTAAAATAGCAAAGATCATCATTACTCACAAAGATAGAACAAGTCGTGTATGTTTCGACTTGTTCGAGTACTTAGTTGCCAAATATCACACTGAAATTATTCTGATGTCAGAATTAACTGACAAAAAGACAGATCAACAAGAAGTTTTTGAAGAGATCACTAGCTTGTTACATAGAACGTATGCAAGTAGGAGAAAGAAGAGAAAACAAAAGTCCAAGAATATGCAAGCTTTTAAAAACTTAAGAACTGAAAAAACTAAACTTCAATATGAATACTTGGTAGAAAGATATGTGGTCAGAAGTAATGACAAACGTTATGCTATACCTAGATGAGTATGCTCATTTGGCTAATAACATTTACAATTAAGCTTTGTACCGTTTTAGACAGTCCTTATTCAAAGGAAAGCTGCTAAATTATGAAGCATTATACAAGTAGTTTAAACAGTCTTATAAATAAAAAGACAGTAATGCTTTATT
This window of the Ligilactobacillus faecis genome carries:
- a CDS encoding LBP_cg2779 family protein, which gives rise to MEKQELTPLAEAIIAFEEAKGLTDNELSLMTHISVERLHDLKSLPLEATASEVQELAQIMDI
- the rho gene encoding transcription termination factor Rho, which produces MSENVTLEDLQKKTLKELYEYARKYKIKYYSQMNKKELSLAVIRAQAEESSFVMKGILEIFYDDGGYGFLRPLNYSQSKEDIYVSASQIKRFGLRNGDEVIGKVRPPRQNIANDRYGMLYIDSVNGKSPEEAKGRPHFPALTAKYPEKQLILENDPRKLSTRVIDLFAPIGYGQRGLIVAPPKAGKTTFLKDITAGISKLHPQAKLIVLLIDERPEEVTDLEEYLAKINPTGEVVYSTFDQRPENHAHISELVLERAMRLVEDKQDVIILLDSLTRLARAYNLVVPASGKTLSGGLDPTALYRPKKFFGAARNVKEGGSLTIIATALVDTGSRMDDIIFEEFKGTGNQELQLSRTLAERRIFPAVDLKRSGTRKEELLLAPSVLESVWKLRRAMGDDPLKDTEQILKILKQTKSNTDFCEQIDYLEVTK
- a CDS encoding UDP-N-acetylglucosamine 1-carboxyvinyltransferase — protein: MKKMIVKGSQKLAGEVTIGGAKNSTVALIPASILADTPVEFDSVPDILDVHNLMLILKSMHVDSFYNRGKLTVDPTKIESTPLPGGAIRSLRASYYFMGALLGKFGEAVVGFPGGDNIGPRPIDQHIKGFKALGAKVVEKNDTVYITTGPEGLQGARIFFDLVSVGATINVLLAAVKAKGTTIMENVAREPEIVDLATFLNNMGAKIRGAGTDVIRVQGVDSLRAQNVHTIIPDRIEAGTYLSFAAANGNGVLVKNVITEHLDPFIAKMQEMGVTLEIDEDKIYVPGGDLLAPVSVKTAPFPGLATDLQQPLTPLLMKAKGSSTIIDTLYPERTKHIPEMQKMGAKIASKDGVITVGHAQQLVGTTVEAGEIRAGVSLLGLALMAEGTTTITKADNILRGYDRIVEKFRGLSVDLKVITESDELVF